From Symphalangus syndactylus isolate Jambi chromosome 17, NHGRI_mSymSyn1-v2.1_pri, whole genome shotgun sequence, one genomic window encodes:
- the VWA5B2 gene encoding von Willebrand factor A domain-containing protein 5B2 isoform X2 — protein sequence MPGLYCPSSWTPLPLTDSWVRACANGPCLSVRARLTYRNPQPQPVDGVFVYPLAEAEVVSGFEAEAAGRRVSFQLQSRRRSQAACCRALGPGLGTPTPRRCAQGHLVLDLAQARSTLVLPTGLIAAAGTMTVTLHSSRELPSRPDGVLHVALPTVLTPLAPPGPPGPPRPPGLCDDSGPVTLLMLPSSPTSCFGVGSPQEEGLAWEEPAAPRDVFSGPARCPAPYTFSFEMLVTGPCLLAGLESPSHALRADAPPHASSAATICVTLAEGHHCDRALEILLHPSEPHQPHLMLEGGSLSSAEYEARVRARRDFQRLQRRDSDGDRQVWFLQRRFHKDILLNPVLVLSFCPDLSSKPGHLGTATRELLFLLDGSSVAHKDAIVLAVKSLPPQTLINLAVFGTLVQPLFPESRPCSDDAVQLICESIETLQVPSGPPDVLAALDWAMGQPQHRAYPRQLFLLTAASPMAATTHRTLELMRWHRGTARCFSFGLGPTCHQLLQGLSALSRGQAYFLRPGQRLQPMLVQALRKALEPALSDISVDWFVPDTVEALLTPREIPALYPGDQLLGYCSLFRVDGFRPRPPGGQEPGWQSLGGSVFPSPEEAQSAASPGTEPTGTSEPLGTGTVSAELSSPWAARDSERSTDALTDPVTDPGPNPSDTAIWRRIFQSSYIREQYVLTHCSASPEPGPGSTGSSESPGSQGPGSPEGSAPLEPPSQQGCRSLAWGEPAGSRSCPLPAPTPAPFKVGALSTEVLGRQHRAALAGRSLSSPPGRANQVPGRPRKPSLGAILDGPSPEPGQQLGQGLDDSGNLLSPAPMDWDMLMEPPFLFMAVPPSGESAPPAVLPQAPRCHVVIRGLCGEQPMCWEVGVGLETLWGPGDGSQPPSPPVREAAWDQALHRLTAASVVRDNEQLALRGGAETTADRGHARRCWLRALQTSKVSSAPSCFTCPVAVDATTREVLPGALQVCSSEPAEPPGTPPASHSYLAAAPLPTVVYSKGLQRGSPAGAWDSDQNDNSKCALGDPATPTEGPRRSPPRPPGRLSMGRRHKLCSPDPGQANNSEGSDHDYLPLVRLQEAPGSFRLDAPFCAAVRISQERLCRASPFAVHRASLSPTSASLPWALLGPGVGQGDSATASCSPSPSSGSEGPGQVDSGRGSDTEASEGAEGLGGTDLRGRTWATAVALAWLEHRCAAAFGEWELTAAKADCWLRAQHLPDGLDLAALKAAARGLFLLLRHWDQNLQLHLLCYSPANV from the exons ATGCCCGGCCTGTACTGCCCCTCCAGCTGGACGCCGCTGCCGCTCACGGACTCCTGGGTCCGGGCCTGCGCCAACGGCCCCTGCCTCAGCGTGCGGGCCCGGCTTACCTACCGCAACCCGCAGCCGCAGCCGGTGGACG GCGTGTTCGTGTACCCTCTGGCCGAGGCCGAGGTGGTGTCCGGCTTCGAGGCCGAGGCCGCCGGACGGCGCGTCTCCTTCCAGCTGCAGAGCCGGCGCCGCTCGCAGGCCGCCTGCTGCCGCGCTCTGGGCCCCGGGTTGGGGACCCCGACGCCCCGCCGCTGCGCGCAGG GTCATCTTGTCTTGGATCTGGCCCAGGCCCGGTCCACGTTGGTGCTGCCCACAGGCCTTATCGCCGCGGCTGGCACCATGACGGTGACCCTGCACAGCAGCCGGGAGCTGCCCTCAAGGCCTGACGGGGTGCTGCATGTGGCCCTGCCCACTGTGCTCACCCCGCTGGCGCCGCCAGGCCCGCCGGGGCCCCCTAGGCCTCCGGGGCTCTGTGACGACAG TGGCCCAGTGACCCTCCTCATGCTCCCTTCCAGCCCCACCAGCTGCTTCGGGGTGGGCAGCCCTCAGGAGGAAGGGCTGGCCTGGGAGGAGCCGGCTGCCCCTCGGGACGTGTTCTCAGGCCCTGCCCGCTGCCCTGCCCCATATACCTTCTCCTTCGAGATGCTGGTGACTGGGCCATGCCTGCTTGCAG GCCTGGAGAGCCCCTCTCATGCTCTGCGGGCAGATGCCCCCCCTCATGCCAGCTCTGCAGCCACCATCTGTGTCACACTGGCAGAGGGCCACCACTGTGACCGGGCCTTGGAGATCCTGCTGCACCCCAGTG AGCCCCATCAGCCACACCTGATGCTGGAGGGCGGCAGCCTGAGCTCAGCAGAATATGAGGCCCGGGTAAGGGCCCGCCGAGATTTCCAGAGGCTACAGCGAAGGGACAGTGATGGGGACCGGCAG GTGTGGTTCCTGCAGCGACGCTTCCACAAGGACATACTGCTGAACCCCGTGCTGGTGCTGAGCTTCTGCCCGGACCTGAGCTCCAAGCCCGGACACCTGGGGACAGCTACACGGGAGCTACTCTTCCTTTTGGATGGCAGCAGCGTGGCACACAAG GATGCCATTGTTTTGGCTGTGAAGTCCCTCCCACCCCAGACGCTTATCAACCTGGCCGTGTTTGGGACATTGGTGCAGCCACTCTTCCCAGAGAGCCGGCCTTGCAGTGAT GATGCTGTGCAGCTGATCTGCGAGAGCATTGAGACCCTGCAGGTTCCGAGTGGGCCCCCAGACGTGCTGGCTGCTCTGGACTGGGCCATGGGGCAGCCCCAGCACAGGGCCTACCCTCGGCAGCTGTTcctgctcactgctgcctcaccCATGGCCGCCACTACCCACCGAACCCTGGAGCTCATGAGGTGGCACAGGGGGACAGCAAG ATGCTTCTCCTTTGGGCTGGGGCCCACCTGCCACCAGCTGCTCCAGGGTTTATCTGCCCTCAGCAGAGGCCAGGCCTACTTCCTGAGgcctgggcagaggctgcagcccaTG CTGGTGCAGGCTCTGCGGAAGGCACTGGAGCCTGCTTTAAGTGACATCTCTGTGGACTGGTTTGTGCCCGACACCGTGGAGGCACTGCTGACCCCCCGGGAGATCCCAGCACTCTACCCTGGGGACCAGCTGCTTGGTTACTGCTCACTCTTCAGGGTGGATGGCTTCCGGCCCCGCCCACCAGGG GGCCAAGAGCCTGGCTGGCAGAGCTTGGGTGGGTCCGTGTTTCCATCCCCAGAAGAGGCCCAATCTGCTGCCAGCCCTGGCACTGAGCCCACTGGCACCTCAGAGCCACTGGGAACAGGCACTGTATCAGCAGAACTGTCCAGCCCATGGGCTGCCAGGGACTCGGAGCGGA GTACTGATGCTCTGACAGACCCAGTCACAGATCCTGGACCCAACCCCTCTGACACAGCCATATGGCGCCGCATCTTCCAGTCCTCGTACATTCGGGAGCAGTATGTGCTCACCCACTGCTCTGCCAGCCCCGAGCCAGGCCCAGGCTCCACAGGCAGCAGTGAGTCCCCAGGCTCCCAGGGCCCTGGCTCCCCCGAAGGTAGTGCTCCCCTGGAGCCCCCTTCTCAGCAGGGCTGCCGCAGTCTGGCCTGGGGAGAACCTGCAGGCTCCCGCTCCTGTCCCCTGCCTGCACCCACACCAGCTCCATTCAAG GTGGGGGCCTTGAGTACTGAGGTGCTGGGTCGTCAGCACAGAGCTGCTCTGGCTGGCCGAAGCCTCTCATCCCCTCCAGGCCGGGCAAACCAAGTGCCCGGCCGACCCCGGAAACCCTCTCTGGGTGCAATACTAGATGGCCCAAGTCCTGAGCCAGGCCAACAATTGGGACAAGGCCTGGACGACTCAG GAAACCTGCTCTCCCCAGCCCCCATGGACTGGGACATGCTGATGGAACCACCCTTCTTATTCATGGCTGTGCCTCCTAGTGGGGAGTCGGCCCCTCCGGCAGTGCTTCCCCAGGCTCCACGCTGCCATGTGGTGATCCGGGGCCTGTGTGGGGAGCAGCCTATGTGCTGGGAGGTGGGTGTTGGGCTGGAGACACTGTGGGGACCTGGAGATGGCTCACAGCCTCCCTCACCTCCTGTAAGAGAAGCTGCTTGGGACCAAGCACTCCATCGATTGACAGCAGCCTCTGTGGTCCGGGACAATGAGCAGCTGGCCCTCCGAGGAGGGGCAGAGACCACAGCTGACCGGG GCCATGCCCGGAGGTGCTGGCTTCGAGCCCTTCAGACAAGTAAGGTCAGCTCTGCCCCCTCCTGCTTCACTTGCCCTGTAGCTGTGGATGCTACTACTAGGGAGGTCCTGCCTGGGGCCCTGCAGGTGTGCAGCTCAG AGCCCGCTGAACCCCCAGGAACCCCTCCTGCCTCTCACAGCTATCTAGCTGCAGCTCCTCTGCCCACTGTTGTCTACTCTAAAG GACTTCAGAGAGGCTCTCCAGCAGGCGCCTGGGACTCGGACCAAAATGACAACTCCAAGTGTGCTTTGGGGGACCCTGCCACTCCCACGGAAGGTCCTCGCCGCTCACCTCCCCGTCCTCCCGGTCGGCTCAGCATGGGCCGCCGTCACAAACTCTGTAGCCCTGACCCGGGCCAGGCCAACAACAGTGAAGGCAGCGACCATGACTACCTGCCCTTG GTGCGGCTGCAGGAGGCACCAGGCTCCTTCCGCCTGGACGCGCCCTTCTGTGCCGCTGTGCGCATCTcgcaggagcgcctctgccgcgCCTCGCCCTTTGCCGTGCACCGTGCCAGCCTcagccccacctcggcctcattGCCCTGGGCACTTCTGGGCCCTGGTGTTGGCCAGGGTGACAGTGCTACGGCCTCCTGCAGCCCATCCCCCAGCTCGGGCTCCGAGGGGCCAGGCCAGGTGGACAGTGGGCGGGGCTCAGACACCGAGGCCTCCGAGGGGGCGGAAGGGCTGGGCGGCACCGACCTGCGGGGCCGGACCTGGGCCACTGCCGTGGCACTCGCCTGGCTGGAGCACCGATGCGCCGCTGCCTTCGGCGAGTGGGAACTGACAGCGGCCAAGGCTGATTGCTGGCTGCGGGCCCAGCACTTGCCTGACGGCCTTGACCTGGCCGCCCTCAAGGCGGCAGCTCGGGGGCTCTTCCTGCTACTGCGCCACTGGGACCAAAACCTGCAGCTACACCTGCTGTGCTACAGCCCAGCGAACGTGTGA
- the VWA5B2 gene encoding von Willebrand factor A domain-containing protein 5B2 isoform X4, translated as MPGLYCPSSWTPLPLTDSWVRACANGPCLSVRARLTYRNPQPQPVDGVFVYPLAEAEVVSGFEAEAAGRRVSFQLQSRRRSQAACCRALGPGLGTPTPRRCAQGHLVLDLAQARSTLVLPTGLIAAAGTMTVTLHSSRELPSRPDGVLHVALPTVLTPLAPPGPPGPPRPPGLCDDSPTSCFGVGSPQEEGLAWEEPAAPRDVFSGPARCPAPYTFSFEMLVTGPCLLAGLESPSHALRADAPPHASSAATICVTLAEGHHCDRALEILLHPSEPHQPHLMLEGGSLSSAEYEARVRARRDFQRLQRRDSDGDRQVWFLQRRFHKDILLNPVLVLSFCPDLSSKPGHLGTATRELLFLLDGSSVAHKDAIVLAVKSLPPQTLINLAVFGTLVQPLFPESRPCSDDAVQLICESIETLQVPSGPPDVLAALDWAMGQPQHRAYPRQLFLLTAASPMAATTHRTLELMRWHRGTARCFSFGLGPTCHQLLQGLSALSRGQAYFLRPGQRLQPMLVQALRKALEPALSDISVDWFVPDTVEALLTPREIPALYPGDQLLGYCSLFRVDGFRPRPPGGQEPGWQSLGGSVFPSPEEAQSAASPGTEPTGTSEPLGTGTVSAELSSPWAARDSERTGTDALTDPVTDPGPNPSDTAIWRRIFQSSYIREQYVLTHCSASPEPGPGSTGSSESPGSQGPGSPEGSAPLEPPSQQGCRSLAWGEPAGSRSCPLPAPTPAPFKVGALSTEVLGRQHRAALAGRSLSSPPGRANQVPGRPRKPSLGAILDGPSPEPGQQLGQGLDDSGNLLSPAPMDWDMLMEPPFLFMAVPPSGESAPPAVLPQAPRCHVVIRGLCGEQPMCWEVGVGLETLWGPGDGSQPPSPPVREAAWDQALHRLTAASVVRDNEQLALRGGAETTADRGHARRCWLRALQTSKVSSAPSCFTCPVAVDATTREVLPGALQVCSSEPAEPPGTPPASHSYLAAAPLPTVVYSKGLQRGSPAGAWDSDQNDNSKCALGDPATPTEGPRRSPPRPPGRLSMGRRHKLCSPDPGQANNSEGSDHDYLPLVRLQEAPGSFRLDAPFCAAVRISQERLCRASPFAVHRASLSPTSASLPWALLGPGVGQGDSATASCSPSPSSGSEGPGQVDSGRGSDTEASEGAEGLGGTDLRGRTWATAVALAWLEHRCAAAFGEWELTAAKADCWLRAQHLPDGLDLAALKAAARGLFLLLRHWDQNLQLHLLCYSPANV; from the exons ATGCCCGGCCTGTACTGCCCCTCCAGCTGGACGCCGCTGCCGCTCACGGACTCCTGGGTCCGGGCCTGCGCCAACGGCCCCTGCCTCAGCGTGCGGGCCCGGCTTACCTACCGCAACCCGCAGCCGCAGCCGGTGGACG GCGTGTTCGTGTACCCTCTGGCCGAGGCCGAGGTGGTGTCCGGCTTCGAGGCCGAGGCCGCCGGACGGCGCGTCTCCTTCCAGCTGCAGAGCCGGCGCCGCTCGCAGGCCGCCTGCTGCCGCGCTCTGGGCCCCGGGTTGGGGACCCCGACGCCCCGCCGCTGCGCGCAGG GTCATCTTGTCTTGGATCTGGCCCAGGCCCGGTCCACGTTGGTGCTGCCCACAGGCCTTATCGCCGCGGCTGGCACCATGACGGTGACCCTGCACAGCAGCCGGGAGCTGCCCTCAAGGCCTGACGGGGTGCTGCATGTGGCCCTGCCCACTGTGCTCACCCCGCTGGCGCCGCCAGGCCCGCCGGGGCCCCCTAGGCCTCCGGGGCTCTGTGACGACAG CCCCACCAGCTGCTTCGGGGTGGGCAGCCCTCAGGAGGAAGGGCTGGCCTGGGAGGAGCCGGCTGCCCCTCGGGACGTGTTCTCAGGCCCTGCCCGCTGCCCTGCCCCATATACCTTCTCCTTCGAGATGCTGGTGACTGGGCCATGCCTGCTTGCAG GCCTGGAGAGCCCCTCTCATGCTCTGCGGGCAGATGCCCCCCCTCATGCCAGCTCTGCAGCCACCATCTGTGTCACACTGGCAGAGGGCCACCACTGTGACCGGGCCTTGGAGATCCTGCTGCACCCCAGTG AGCCCCATCAGCCACACCTGATGCTGGAGGGCGGCAGCCTGAGCTCAGCAGAATATGAGGCCCGGGTAAGGGCCCGCCGAGATTTCCAGAGGCTACAGCGAAGGGACAGTGATGGGGACCGGCAG GTGTGGTTCCTGCAGCGACGCTTCCACAAGGACATACTGCTGAACCCCGTGCTGGTGCTGAGCTTCTGCCCGGACCTGAGCTCCAAGCCCGGACACCTGGGGACAGCTACACGGGAGCTACTCTTCCTTTTGGATGGCAGCAGCGTGGCACACAAG GATGCCATTGTTTTGGCTGTGAAGTCCCTCCCACCCCAGACGCTTATCAACCTGGCCGTGTTTGGGACATTGGTGCAGCCACTCTTCCCAGAGAGCCGGCCTTGCAGTGAT GATGCTGTGCAGCTGATCTGCGAGAGCATTGAGACCCTGCAGGTTCCGAGTGGGCCCCCAGACGTGCTGGCTGCTCTGGACTGGGCCATGGGGCAGCCCCAGCACAGGGCCTACCCTCGGCAGCTGTTcctgctcactgctgcctcaccCATGGCCGCCACTACCCACCGAACCCTGGAGCTCATGAGGTGGCACAGGGGGACAGCAAG ATGCTTCTCCTTTGGGCTGGGGCCCACCTGCCACCAGCTGCTCCAGGGTTTATCTGCCCTCAGCAGAGGCCAGGCCTACTTCCTGAGgcctgggcagaggctgcagcccaTG CTGGTGCAGGCTCTGCGGAAGGCACTGGAGCCTGCTTTAAGTGACATCTCTGTGGACTGGTTTGTGCCCGACACCGTGGAGGCACTGCTGACCCCCCGGGAGATCCCAGCACTCTACCCTGGGGACCAGCTGCTTGGTTACTGCTCACTCTTCAGGGTGGATGGCTTCCGGCCCCGCCCACCAGGG GGCCAAGAGCCTGGCTGGCAGAGCTTGGGTGGGTCCGTGTTTCCATCCCCAGAAGAGGCCCAATCTGCTGCCAGCCCTGGCACTGAGCCCACTGGCACCTCAGAGCCACTGGGAACAGGCACTGTATCAGCAGAACTGTCCAGCCCATGGGCTGCCAGGGACTCGGAGCGGA CAGGTACTGATGCTCTGACAGACCCAGTCACAGATCCTGGACCCAACCCCTCTGACACAGCCATATGGCGCCGCATCTTCCAGTCCTCGTACATTCGGGAGCAGTATGTGCTCACCCACTGCTCTGCCAGCCCCGAGCCAGGCCCAGGCTCCACAGGCAGCAGTGAGTCCCCAGGCTCCCAGGGCCCTGGCTCCCCCGAAGGTAGTGCTCCCCTGGAGCCCCCTTCTCAGCAGGGCTGCCGCAGTCTGGCCTGGGGAGAACCTGCAGGCTCCCGCTCCTGTCCCCTGCCTGCACCCACACCAGCTCCATTCAAG GTGGGGGCCTTGAGTACTGAGGTGCTGGGTCGTCAGCACAGAGCTGCTCTGGCTGGCCGAAGCCTCTCATCCCCTCCAGGCCGGGCAAACCAAGTGCCCGGCCGACCCCGGAAACCCTCTCTGGGTGCAATACTAGATGGCCCAAGTCCTGAGCCAGGCCAACAATTGGGACAAGGCCTGGACGACTCAG GAAACCTGCTCTCCCCAGCCCCCATGGACTGGGACATGCTGATGGAACCACCCTTCTTATTCATGGCTGTGCCTCCTAGTGGGGAGTCGGCCCCTCCGGCAGTGCTTCCCCAGGCTCCACGCTGCCATGTGGTGATCCGGGGCCTGTGTGGGGAGCAGCCTATGTGCTGGGAGGTGGGTGTTGGGCTGGAGACACTGTGGGGACCTGGAGATGGCTCACAGCCTCCCTCACCTCCTGTAAGAGAAGCTGCTTGGGACCAAGCACTCCATCGATTGACAGCAGCCTCTGTGGTCCGGGACAATGAGCAGCTGGCCCTCCGAGGAGGGGCAGAGACCACAGCTGACCGGG GCCATGCCCGGAGGTGCTGGCTTCGAGCCCTTCAGACAAGTAAGGTCAGCTCTGCCCCCTCCTGCTTCACTTGCCCTGTAGCTGTGGATGCTACTACTAGGGAGGTCCTGCCTGGGGCCCTGCAGGTGTGCAGCTCAG AGCCCGCTGAACCCCCAGGAACCCCTCCTGCCTCTCACAGCTATCTAGCTGCAGCTCCTCTGCCCACTGTTGTCTACTCTAAAG GACTTCAGAGAGGCTCTCCAGCAGGCGCCTGGGACTCGGACCAAAATGACAACTCCAAGTGTGCTTTGGGGGACCCTGCCACTCCCACGGAAGGTCCTCGCCGCTCACCTCCCCGTCCTCCCGGTCGGCTCAGCATGGGCCGCCGTCACAAACTCTGTAGCCCTGACCCGGGCCAGGCCAACAACAGTGAAGGCAGCGACCATGACTACCTGCCCTTG GTGCGGCTGCAGGAGGCACCAGGCTCCTTCCGCCTGGACGCGCCCTTCTGTGCCGCTGTGCGCATCTcgcaggagcgcctctgccgcgCCTCGCCCTTTGCCGTGCACCGTGCCAGCCTcagccccacctcggcctcattGCCCTGGGCACTTCTGGGCCCTGGTGTTGGCCAGGGTGACAGTGCTACGGCCTCCTGCAGCCCATCCCCCAGCTCGGGCTCCGAGGGGCCAGGCCAGGTGGACAGTGGGCGGGGCTCAGACACCGAGGCCTCCGAGGGGGCGGAAGGGCTGGGCGGCACCGACCTGCGGGGCCGGACCTGGGCCACTGCCGTGGCACTCGCCTGGCTGGAGCACCGATGCGCCGCTGCCTTCGGCGAGTGGGAACTGACAGCGGCCAAGGCTGATTGCTGGCTGCGGGCCCAGCACTTGCCTGACGGCCTTGACCTGGCCGCCCTCAAGGCGGCAGCTCGGGGGCTCTTCCTGCTACTGCGCCACTGGGACCAAAACCTGCAGCTACACCTGCTGTGCTACAGCCCAGCGAACGTGTGA